In the genome of Hippoglossus hippoglossus isolate fHipHip1 chromosome 12, fHipHip1.pri, whole genome shotgun sequence, one region contains:
- the cabp1b gene encoding calcium-binding protein 1b isoform X1, producing the protein MSSSLPKSESATSLLRSSGLSRRSAHSDHGPHAHRGHRSHHPHPTGAGGGDDAGWTDECEPSARRPLCRPRHADPRGDDHHRVQKSHSHRQASLLEDGPPQEDARHRASRHQKERSNSTRSKHPHPQHDSPRGEPPPAAHHQGRRTSPTPSYPKHTDDADFFFEPRERVITGSSSSLSSDTPASGAPVRPAGRRTSKRLSGTSSEYDSSLHPIVKSVFGQDQKKNYKAVQSCEEGGSGGAYLEPLVALAQNGANMHNVLGPACIFLRKGFAESRQADRELRPEEMDELREAFREFDKDKDGFIGCKDLGNCMRTMGYMPTEMELIELSQQINMNLGGHVDFEDFVELMGPKLLAETADMIGVKELRDAFKEFDTNGDGQISTAELREAMKKLLGQQVGHRDLEDILRDIDLNGDGHVDFEEFVRMMSR; encoded by the exons ATGAGCTCCTCTCTCCCAAAAAGCGAGTCCGCTACTTCTCTGCTCAGGTCGTCGGGGCTCAGCCGCAGGTCCGCGCACTCGGACCACGGTCCGCACGCGCACCGGGGTCACCGCTCTCACCATCCTCATCCCACCGGAGCTGGAGGCGGGGATGACGCGGGCTGGACGGACGAATGCGAGCCGAGTGCCCGCAGACCTCTCTGCCGGCCAAGACACGCCGACCCCCGAGGAGACGATCACCACCGGGTGCAGAAGAGCCACTCTCACCGGCAAGCCAGCCTGCTGGAGGACGGTCCCCCTCAGGAGGATGCGAGGCACAGAGCGAGCCGACATCAGAAGGAGCGCAGCAACTCCACCAGGTCCAAACACCCCCATCCGCAGCACGACTCCCCGAGAGGTGAGCCGCCTCCTGCAGCGCATCACCAGGGCAGGAGGACCTCTCCAACTCCGTCTTACCCGAAGCACACGGACGACGCGGATTTCTTCTTCGAGCCCAGGGAGAGAGTGATCACCGGCTCGTCCTCCAGCCTCAGCTCGGACACACCTGCCTCCGGTGCACCTGTCCGGCCCGCGGGGCGCCGCACATCCAAGAGACTGAGCGGGACCTCGTCTGAATACGACTCCAGTCTCCATCCCATAGTGAAGTCAGTGTTCGGCCAG GACCAGAAGAAGAACTACAAAGCAGTGCAGTCCTGTGAGGAGGGGGGCTCTGGGGGGGCCTATCTTGAGCCGCTAGTGGCCCTGGCCCAGAACGGAGCCAACATGCACAACGTGCTGGGGCCCGCGTGCATCTTTCTACGCAAGGGCTTCGCTGAGAGCCGGCAGGCT GATCGAGAGCTGAGGCCAGAAGAAATGGATG AGTTGCGCGAGGCTTTCAGGGAGTTcgacaaagacaaagatggcTTCATCGGCTGCAAAGACCTGGGGAACTGCATGAGGACTATGGGCTACATGCCGACGGAGATGGAGCTGATAGAGCTGAGTCAGCAGATCAACATGAACC tGGGAGGACATGTTGACTTTGAGGACTTCGTTGAACTCATGGGGCCCAAACTTCTGGCTGAAACTGCGGACATGATTGGGGTGAAAGAGCTGAGAGATGCATTTAAGGAG TTTGACACAAATGGCGATGGCCAGATCAGCACGGCAGAACTTAGAGAGGCGATGAAGAAACTTCTTGGACAACAG GTTGGACACAGAGATCTGGAGGACATCCTACGAGACATAGATCTGAACGGAGATGGACACGTGGACTTTGAAG AGTTTGTGCGGATGATGTCTCGGTGA
- the cabp1b gene encoding calcium-binding protein 1b isoform X2, whose translation MSSSLPKSESATSLLRSSGLSRRSAHSDHGPHAHRGHRSHHPHPTGAGGGDDAGWTDECEPSARRPLCRPRHADPRGDDHHRVQKSHSHRQASLLEDGPPQEDARHRASRHQKERSNSTRSKHPHPQHDSPRGEPPPAAHHQGRRTSPTPSYPKHTDDADFFFEPRERVITGSSSSLSSDTPASGAPVRPAGRRTSKRLSGTSSEYDSSLHPIVKSVFGQDRELRPEEMDELREAFREFDKDKDGFIGCKDLGNCMRTMGYMPTEMELIELSQQINMNLGGHVDFEDFVELMGPKLLAETADMIGVKELRDAFKEFDTNGDGQISTAELREAMKKLLGQQVGHRDLEDILRDIDLNGDGHVDFEEFVRMMSR comes from the exons ATGAGCTCCTCTCTCCCAAAAAGCGAGTCCGCTACTTCTCTGCTCAGGTCGTCGGGGCTCAGCCGCAGGTCCGCGCACTCGGACCACGGTCCGCACGCGCACCGGGGTCACCGCTCTCACCATCCTCATCCCACCGGAGCTGGAGGCGGGGATGACGCGGGCTGGACGGACGAATGCGAGCCGAGTGCCCGCAGACCTCTCTGCCGGCCAAGACACGCCGACCCCCGAGGAGACGATCACCACCGGGTGCAGAAGAGCCACTCTCACCGGCAAGCCAGCCTGCTGGAGGACGGTCCCCCTCAGGAGGATGCGAGGCACAGAGCGAGCCGACATCAGAAGGAGCGCAGCAACTCCACCAGGTCCAAACACCCCCATCCGCAGCACGACTCCCCGAGAGGTGAGCCGCCTCCTGCAGCGCATCACCAGGGCAGGAGGACCTCTCCAACTCCGTCTTACCCGAAGCACACGGACGACGCGGATTTCTTCTTCGAGCCCAGGGAGAGAGTGATCACCGGCTCGTCCTCCAGCCTCAGCTCGGACACACCTGCCTCCGGTGCACCTGTCCGGCCCGCGGGGCGCCGCACATCCAAGAGACTGAGCGGGACCTCGTCTGAATACGACTCCAGTCTCCATCCCATAGTGAAGTCAGTGTTCGGCCAG GATCGAGAGCTGAGGCCAGAAGAAATGGATG AGTTGCGCGAGGCTTTCAGGGAGTTcgacaaagacaaagatggcTTCATCGGCTGCAAAGACCTGGGGAACTGCATGAGGACTATGGGCTACATGCCGACGGAGATGGAGCTGATAGAGCTGAGTCAGCAGATCAACATGAACC tGGGAGGACATGTTGACTTTGAGGACTTCGTTGAACTCATGGGGCCCAAACTTCTGGCTGAAACTGCGGACATGATTGGGGTGAAAGAGCTGAGAGATGCATTTAAGGAG TTTGACACAAATGGCGATGGCCAGATCAGCACGGCAGAACTTAGAGAGGCGATGAAGAAACTTCTTGGACAACAG GTTGGACACAGAGATCTGGAGGACATCCTACGAGACATAGATCTGAACGGAGATGGACACGTGGACTTTGAAG AGTTTGTGCGGATGATGTCTCGGTGA
- the cabp1b gene encoding calcium-binding protein 1b isoform X3, which yields MGNSVKSLKIFTKKDQKKNYKAVQSCEEGGSGGAYLEPLVALAQNGANMHNVLGPACIFLRKGFAESRQADRELRPEEMDELREAFREFDKDKDGFIGCKDLGNCMRTMGYMPTEMELIELSQQINMNLGGHVDFEDFVELMGPKLLAETADMIGVKELRDAFKEFDTNGDGQISTAELREAMKKLLGQQVGHRDLEDILRDIDLNGDGHVDFEEFVRMMSR from the exons atgGGCAACTCTGTAAAGTCGCTCAAAATTTTCACCAAGAAG GACCAGAAGAAGAACTACAAAGCAGTGCAGTCCTGTGAGGAGGGGGGCTCTGGGGGGGCCTATCTTGAGCCGCTAGTGGCCCTGGCCCAGAACGGAGCCAACATGCACAACGTGCTGGGGCCCGCGTGCATCTTTCTACGCAAGGGCTTCGCTGAGAGCCGGCAGGCT GATCGAGAGCTGAGGCCAGAAGAAATGGATG AGTTGCGCGAGGCTTTCAGGGAGTTcgacaaagacaaagatggcTTCATCGGCTGCAAAGACCTGGGGAACTGCATGAGGACTATGGGCTACATGCCGACGGAGATGGAGCTGATAGAGCTGAGTCAGCAGATCAACATGAACC tGGGAGGACATGTTGACTTTGAGGACTTCGTTGAACTCATGGGGCCCAAACTTCTGGCTGAAACTGCGGACATGATTGGGGTGAAAGAGCTGAGAGATGCATTTAAGGAG TTTGACACAAATGGCGATGGCCAGATCAGCACGGCAGAACTTAGAGAGGCGATGAAGAAACTTCTTGGACAACAG GTTGGACACAGAGATCTGGAGGACATCCTACGAGACATAGATCTGAACGGAGATGGACACGTGGACTTTGAAG AGTTTGTGCGGATGATGTCTCGGTGA
- the cabp1b gene encoding calcium-binding protein 1b isoform X4 → MHNVLGPACIFLRKGFAESRQADRELRPEEMDELREAFREFDKDKDGFIGCKDLGNCMRTMGYMPTEMELIELSQQINMNLGGHVDFEDFVELMGPKLLAETADMIGVKELRDAFKEFDTNGDGQISTAELREAMKKLLGQQVGHRDLEDILRDIDLNGDGHVDFEEFVRMMSR, encoded by the exons ATGCACAACGTGCTGGGGCCCGCGTGCATCTTTCTACGCAAGGGCTTCGCTGAGAGCCGGCAGGCT GATCGAGAGCTGAGGCCAGAAGAAATGGATG AGTTGCGCGAGGCTTTCAGGGAGTTcgacaaagacaaagatggcTTCATCGGCTGCAAAGACCTGGGGAACTGCATGAGGACTATGGGCTACATGCCGACGGAGATGGAGCTGATAGAGCTGAGTCAGCAGATCAACATGAACC tGGGAGGACATGTTGACTTTGAGGACTTCGTTGAACTCATGGGGCCCAAACTTCTGGCTGAAACTGCGGACATGATTGGGGTGAAAGAGCTGAGAGATGCATTTAAGGAG TTTGACACAAATGGCGATGGCCAGATCAGCACGGCAGAACTTAGAGAGGCGATGAAGAAACTTCTTGGACAACAG GTTGGACACAGAGATCTGGAGGACATCCTACGAGACATAGATCTGAACGGAGATGGACACGTGGACTTTGAAG AGTTTGTGCGGATGATGTCTCGGTGA
- the LOC117771691 gene encoding glycerol-3-phosphate acyltransferase 4-like: MTLFPADNLLCLGLSITVWFSLLFVLMIVPSVLGVSFGLRRLYMRTLLRIFEWATLRMEIEAKKKNQELYKPYSTGIIAKEPLSSLQQEIQELRGCLRSEAEFEMTDIFYFCRRGVESIVDDEVTKRFSAQELESWNLLTRSSYNFRHISLRLTVLWGLGVLVRYGVLLPLRVTLAVTGISLLLVLTTLVAVLPNTDVRFYLSEKIQMMCYRICVRSLTAIITYHNSGNKPQNGGICVANHTTPIDVIILANDGCYSLIGQAHRGLMGMIQRAMGRSSQHIWFDRSEVKDRHLVAKRLGDHVADKTKQPILMFPEGTCINNTSVMMFKKGSFEIDCTVYPVAIKYDPRFGDAFWNSSKFGLVTYLLRMMSSWAIVCSVWYLPPMNREEGEDAVQFANRVKAAIAAQGGLVDLIWDGGLKRAKVKDAYKEEQQKLYSKVLVGEQDQKDQSGDKHLEDENPEEERNDQDLRKGQ, encoded by the exons ATGACTCTGTTTCCTGCTGACAACCTGCTGTGTCTCGGTCTCTCCATCACTGTGTGGTTCAgtctcctcttcgtcctcatGATCGTGCCGTCTGTACTCGGAGTCTCCTTCGGTTTGCGCAGACTCTACATGAGGACACTTCTCAGGATCTTTGAG TGGGCGACACTACGAATGGAGATTGAAGCGAAGAAAAAGAACCAGGAACTCTATAAACCATATAGCACTG GTATCATAGCCAAAGAACCACTATCCTCTTTGCAGCAGGAGATCCAGGAGCTTCGTGGTTGTCTGCGCTCAGAGGCGGAGTTCGAAATGACGGACATCTTCTACTTCTGCCGGAGAGGCGTGGAGAGCATCGTGGACGATGAGGTGACCAAGCGCTTTTCAGCCCAGGAACTGGAAAGCTGGAACCTACTGACCCGAAGCAGCTACAACTTCCGTCACATAAGTCTGAGACTCACAGTCCTGTGGGGCTTGGGGGTCCTCGTCCGCTACGGGGTCCTGCTGCCTCTCAG GGTTACTCTGGCAGTCACTGGCATTAGTTTGCTCCTAGTCCTGACAACCTTGGTGGCGGTTTTACCAAATACAGA TGTAAGGTTTTACCTGAGTGAGAAGATTCAGATGATGTGTTACCGCATCTGTGTCAGATCTCTCACAGCGATCATCACCTATCACAACAG CGGGAACAAACCTCAGAACGGTGGCATCTGTGTGGCCAATCATACAACACCCATTGATGTCATCATCTTGGCCAATGATGGCTGCTACTCTCTG ATTGGCCAGGCTCACAGAGGGTTGATGGGAATGATACAAAGAGCCATGGGCAGATCCTCCCAGCACATCTGGTTTGACAGATCAGAAGTCAAAGACAGACACCTAGTGGCCAAAAG gcTTGGTGATCACGTTGCTGATAAAACCAAACAGCCCATCCTCATGTTCCCTGAGG GTACTTGCATCAATAACACATCAGTGATGATGTTTAAAAAGGGCAGCTTTGAAATTGACTGCACTGTTTATCCAGTTGCCATCAAG TACGACCCTCGGTTTGGTGACGCTTTCTGGAACAGCAGTAAGTTCGGCCTGGTGACTTATCTGCTGAGGATGATGAGCAGCTGGGCCATCGTCTGCAGTGTTTGGTATCTACCACCAATGAACAGAGAG GAAGGAGAGGACGCAGTGCAGTTTGCAAACAGAGTTAAAGCTGCTATAGCTGCACAAGGAGGCTTAGTGGATCTAATTTG gGACGGAGGCCTGAAACGAGCCAAAGTGAAAGACGCTTATAAAGAAGAGCAACAGAAGCTCTACAGCAAAGTTCTTGTGGGCGAACAGGACCAGAAGGACCAGAGCGGTGACAAACATTTAGAGGATGAAAAtcctgaagaggaaagaaatgacCAAGATTTAAGAAAAGGACAATGA